One window of Amaranthus tricolor cultivar Red isolate AtriRed21 chromosome 13, ASM2621246v1, whole genome shotgun sequence genomic DNA carries:
- the LOC130798261 gene encoding uncharacterized protein LOC130798261 encodes MVSDSIINASIPNASKYFAKKKRANRSAKLKQCKLDARREQWLSQVKSKNCKDEVNASSAIIGCGGGVQFKRLEIEAPEKAMPFCKDFEVKNPTVEISHHDSDLELSPANSPTSSISGGNDSGNVYTGSCSSSFSFSSGGCCSGSITEEEEGEGGGGCDDDECLDDWEAVADALVGVSDDNLVHNQNDGASPEQETDVGLSCVVQHTNLENIDAQVEKSKRDGVGILGRGSENCKAWRPDDAFRPQSLPNLGVHQSFPSSIERHHGFMNPRVHNMTPGVPTSCPICCEELDLTDSSFLPCSCGFHLCLFCHKRIIEEDGRCPGCRQPYASDPLEKETIVSMSGAGGCLTICLARSCSMSSSRI; translated from the exons ATGGTTTCTGATTCAATTATCAATGCTTCCATTCCTAATGCTTCCAAGTATTTCGCCAAGAAAAAGAGg GCGAATAGGTCGGCGAAATTGAAGCAGTGTAAGCTCGATGCTCGTCGAGAACAGTGGCTTTCTCAAG TTAAGAGCAAGAATTGCAAAGATGAAGTGAATGCATCTTCTGCTATTATTGGTTGTGGTGGAGGTGTTCAATTTAAGCGACTGGAAATTGAGGCTCCGGAGAAAGCAATGCCTTTCTGTAAGGATTTTGAAGTGAAAAATCCGACAGTTGAGATTAGTCACCATGACAGTGATTTGGAATTGTCCCCTGCTAATAGTCCCACGAGTAGCATTTCTGGGGGGAATGATTCCGGAAATGTTTATACTGGTAGCTGCAGTAGCAGTTTTAGTTTCAGTAGCGGTGGGTGTTGCTCAGGGAGTATAACTGAGGAAGAGGAGGGTGAAGGAGGTGGAGGTTGTGACGATGATGAATGTTTGGATGATTGGGAGGCGGTTGCAGACGCTTTGGTGGGTGTTTCTGATGATAATCTGGTTCATAACCAAAATGATGGTGCTTCCCCTGAGCAAGAAACGGATGTTGGATTGAGCTGTGTGGTTCAACATACTAATCTTGAGAATATTGATGCTCAAGTGGAGAAATCAAAgagggatggagttggaattttGGGCAGGGGTAGTGAAAATTGTAAAGCTTGGAGGCCGGATGATGCTTTTAGGCCTCAGAGTTTGCCAAATTTGGGAGTACATCAGAGTTTTCCATCGAGCATAGAGAGGCATCATGGGTTCATGAACCCAAGGGTTCATAACATGACTCCTGGTGTTCCTACTTCATGCCCTATATGCTGCGAGGAGTTGGACTTGACGGACTCGAGTTTTCTCCCTTGCTCGTGTGGGTTCCATTTGTGCCTTTTTTGTCATAAGCGGATTATTGAGGAAGATGGTCGGTGTCCTGGATGCAGGCAGCCATATGCTTCAGATCCATTAGAGAAGGAGACAATTGTATCCATGTCCGGTGCTGGAGGTTGTCTAACAATTTGTTTGGCTCGCTCTTGTAGCATGTCGTCTTCAAGGATTTAG